In Vicia villosa cultivar HV-30 ecotype Madison, WI linkage group LG7, Vvil1.0, whole genome shotgun sequence, the DNA window agcgctcttaaaggggggtctaccagagcgctttttccaggaaagcgctcttatagggggtcctaccagagcgctttttccaggaaagcgctcttaaagggggggtctaccagagcgcttttaaaagcgctttcgtagcctacgccagcgctggctttggcagcgctttaaagcgctgttaaaggccaaaaaaagcgctgtaaaagctgttccgtgttgtagtgcACAAATAAGTATCCATCGCTATCAAAATAGCAAACATCTCCGGTTTTCAACCAACCATCTGAAGTAAGTGTTGATTTAGTTGCCTCTTCATTATTGAAATAACCTGCCATTACCATATCTTTCATGTAAGttaaaaacatgttttcaaaaaatatctCTTGTCGCCACAAAACCATATCAGAAGATGCTAATATTATACAATTATTCATAGTTTTTGTGATAGAAATTAAATTATGGTTAATTCACACCGCAACTACTCAATCACATCATAACACAACTAGACCTCACCGTGACCACAAGGTGATGGCGACCGCAACCAATATTTTAAACCTAACAATCATGATTAGCATCAAATTTCGTTGTAAGTTACTAACCTTTCATAATGGTGGGACCTCGGAGCCAAAGCTCTCCAGTTCGGTTAACCGGAAGTGGCTCACCGGTTTCAGTATCTACAATCATAGCCTCCGTAGAACAAGACAATAGCCCCGCCGTTCCATACTTCCGACTCTCTTCCAAACAGTCAGTCGAACTCCCAACTCCGGCCGATTCCGTCAGACCATAACCCTGACGAATGACCACCTTAGGGTACTTCTCAATAAACCCTTCCGTAACTTCCTTACTCAAAGGAGCCCCACCACATAGCACCGTATGAAGCGAACTCACATCGTATTTCCTCTTAATCGCATCTGCATTGTTGAGCATAACAACTAGTATCGGCGGCACAAGCGGTAGAACACCAACTCCGAATTTCTCAATAGATGAAAGCATGTCGTGCATTTCAAATTTGGAGAGAATAACAATGGTTGAACCTAGAGCAAGAAGCCCCGTAGCGAAAACCGCTAAGCCGTATATGTGAAACATTGGAACGGTGCAAATGAATGTTTCTTCTTGTTTGCTAAACCTAGTTAACACATTTTGAACCATGGCTATGAGGTTCCTATGCGATGATACTACTTCTTTGCTTGGTCCGGTAGTTCCGGATGAGTAGAGTAGAGTAGCTGTGTCATCCTGGTTGACTCGTGACCTTACCATGCTCATCTCAGGTTCTTTCTTCATCATTTCCTCTAGTGTGATTGAatttgatgatgatgacgaaAAGTTTGCGTCAACATCCATGAGAATAATTGGAAGAGTTGGTGAAGCTGCGGTAATTTTCGAAAGCAAGAGGGGGATTGTGAAGGCGAGAACAGGTTTGGAATCTGCGATCTGCTTTGCGATTTCACTAGCTGTATTGAGGGGGTTGGTGGTGGTGATGATGGCTCCGAGGGAGATAACAGCGAGACACACCACAGGGAAGTAGATGGAGTTGGGAGAGAGAAGGAGAATAACGTCTCCTTTTTTGATTCCCATGTTGGAGAGAGCGGAGGTGACAGCTTCAACAGATCTCCAGAGTTCCGTGTAGGTGAAGTGGCGGCCGGTGGAGGCGTCAATGAAGGCGGTGTGGCCGTGATGTGCATGGGAGGAGATGAAAGTGGTGGCGTCTAAGGAGTGGTTTGGAGGGAGTGAGATGGGTTGTCTCTTGCTGTAGAAGATTGAATTAGAGCTACAAAAACCACTTCTTAGGTCGATTCTACCACCCTGCACCTCCATATCTAtctctcttttctttctctaCTCTATTCTCTTGTAAATTGTTAGTATTGTTAGAATGCTTGTCCTAGATGTATTATTTGTACATTGAGTtgcatatataaattaattaatttttaaggtAAAAATAGTTATTCATTAAATTCAATGTTTGActtgaataaatattttaattcaaataaaaaccaTATATAAATTCACACAAAAATTAAAAGTCATACAAAATCATTTTGTTATTGGTTAAAATTGTTAAGATAAGACTAAATTTCAAATTACTTTCTAGAAATCGAATCAAATGcatgttttaaaattttttaaaaatcttttttacatattttcaaatctttttatgactttttaaaatatattataataaataatattttaaatttattctttataaattaaaagataaatttaaCATCTATTagtataaatatattattgaagataaaaacatagtcaaaattatataaatttatatataaattacgtGGATAAGATCTATCTTATGAAGTTATTTCGTATAAATTTAAACAATACGCATATTAATTGGATGACTAttagaataaaaattaaacatgtaGTATGTTAAATAATAGTTAACGATGTAAGAGCTAATAATACATTCAAATTTTAGCTCtttaactaaaacaataattACACGTCGCAATAGGTCATTTGtcagtttttaaatttgttttacggATCATAAACATtaacataatcacaaatataaacaaaaaaatatgtagCAACCTTTATGCATTGATTAAAGTAATATAACAACCTTATACTTatacttattttttatatttataaaaatacttagaacccgtttataaaaacacttatttgatccaacactgggtaaaataattttataaaaatattagtagatttttcttgtttattaaaatatttgtaacttgtttccgtttataaaaataatggtatcaccaatatactttttcgcatttataaaaatatttttaacttattcacgtttataaatataattgtattaatagtagacttttcccgtttataaagttatttgcaatttattttcgtttataaaaataattgtttcaaCAATAGtcttttttcgtttataaaaaaaattgtatcaacaataggctatttttgtttataaaaatatttgtagcttattcccgtttataaaaatatttgtatcaacaatagacttattttcgtttatacaaatatatgtaacttattcccgtttattaaatcaattgtatcaatagttgattattcccgtttatacaaatatttgtaatttatttcggTTTATAAAATCAACTGTTTCGACATTGGACATTTATTATATGTTTAACACtccttaaataattaaaaaaatgtttattatttattgaattaatgtttatattttatataaaaagttAATTATAAATATGATATTTCTATTAATGTTTTTAAAACTGTATGAGTCATCGTGTATTGTATATGTTTGTGGAATTTGAATATGGAGTGTAATGGAATACatgcattaaaaaataaaaataaatgatttcgtttttatttatttataaagatgATTAGGTTAAATGGTATTGACAATAAAGGTAATGATTATAGATGTGAATTTTGAATATGGATAGTCATCGTTGGAATACTGACGTGCATTCATTGCAATAcattaattacaaaataaaaaatgatttcgtgcttaatatttattttatggaAGGCATGCATACATTGCAATGATGACTCTAATTTAGTGCATAATactatattttgaaaattaattagcAATTTATGACAAAATTACAAAAATCGTAATAATTAAAAAATCGCAATTATGATTATTCAACGTTTTAGATTTTCTAAGTTTTGAAAGAGAGAAATACAACAATTCTTCATTTATTGCAGTGATACAAATAGTAAATAATGAAGCAATGAATCATAATTAGAAAAATAATCAATATTGAAAATAAACTATAACAGTTCATATGCATATTTGAAACTAAATATTATAACATAGTTGTACAACTGAATTATaatattgtatcaacaatagactatttttacttttttccatttataaaattatttgtaatttattcccttttataaaatcaattgtatcaacaatagcttttttcccgattataaaaatacttaaaacttATTCCAgcttataaatataattgtatcaacaattttttttaatttattaaaatatttgtaacttatttcccTTTATTAATATAAGTGTATCAACAATAGTATTTttccttttataaaatatttataatttatttctgTTTATAAAATAAGTTAACAGTAAACTTTTCTccgtttataaaatataaaatatttgtaacttattcaaatttataaaatatttgtaacttatttgaaaatatttgtaacctaatcattaatttaaaaatatttgtatcaacaataattttttccctttataaaaatatttgcatcaAAAATAGAtctttttcgtttataaaaatgtttatatCCAAGATACATCTTTTCCCGTATTTAAAAATGTTTATAAAAATTGATCTTTTCTCTTTTATAAAAATTGatctttttctatataaaaatgtttatatccaagatacatttattattttttaaaaatgctataatattaataacattaataaagTTTTAATGATAAACATTTCTACTtttttaaaatacatattttttatatttttatacgtAGAGTttgtaatattataaattatatattaatttttaatatttttatacgtatttaaaaaatagaagtaaaaatttatatttaaaattatgaaatttgaaactatttttagtatagatgtaaaaaaaatggttatatggaaaaatttaaatttcctcaataaatgaataaaatatttattgtaGTAATAAGGGATATGTACAAATATCATAAAGTGATTGATTTATGCATAGAAAATGTATAACGTGAGAATTTTAATTtatgaatattaattaaaattggaTCCCCTGTCTTAGTTTTAAGTCTTTCCGTCTTCCCATACGATCTTTTAAATTAAATTGCTTTAAACAacgaaaaattaattttaaattgaaaagtGAGAAATATAGCATTAATAGCTATAggaatttctattttttattgtttcaaaTTATAACGATTTATttaggaaaaaatatattttaaatggaACTTCAAATACgtgattttttaaataatgattttcTTTTGTTAAATAGTAATTAGGAGTTAAAAGAGAATAATTCAAAACATGTGTgatgattttttaaataatgattttctttttttaaatagtaATTAGGAGTTAAAAGAGAATAATTCAAAAGATGTGTGATGTTTAGAGACccacataatttatttaaataaataataatcataatgaaCATTGAAAGAAAAAATTAGTATTAAAGTCATTGAACAATTAAAAGGCATAAAAtgattgagttttttgaaaaagtaaaattaaaaggCATAAAGTGATTTAATTACGTGTTTATTAAAAGCAgattaaaaagttttaaaaagttttaatttccatttagtaataataaatttaattcaatACAAATTATAGCATTTGGATTTACATTACACTCaatcaaaaattataaaaatacaatttataaaaattatagcaTTATAACCTATATCTGTGTACTTTAGATAACACAAAACTGCACatacaaattataaaaatacaaattataatattaatgctAACACATTAACTACTCCACATTTATTAAACAATGCTGGAGTTTGATTTAGAGATTTTCCTAAACATCTATTAGAATTGATCTTGGAACAACCTATTCATATGTAGCAGTTTGGCAGGACCAAAACAATCATACAGAAATCATTCACAATGATCAAGGAAACAAAATTACACCTGCAGACAATTATGAAATCTTAGTGTGAATCAAGAAATAACTTGAGCAACAAACTCAATAAgtgaaataattaaattcaatacaacaacaacaccaatcaAGATGACAATACCACCAACAACCAACATtcaaagaagattgaagaaacaaaAATATGTTTGAATTCTAAATAGCAAAGATTCTGTAACAAAAACACTTAAGGCCGTGTTTGGCATGTGAAGCATTTGATATCAGTTCATCTCAAAATAAAGTCTAAAGACAAATAACAgtacataatttttaaaaataggaTCAAGTAAAAGAAATAGTGTTATTTAGTTTTAAAAGTAATACAAAAATAGGTTTACCTCAAATCTGCAACGCAACAACACATATAATAACACCAAACTGCTCAAAAGGCCAAATAAGCACCTGCTCTTGATCCAACATTTGAATTTAAGGAGGGTTCATACCCCATTCTACCAGACAAAGAACTATTAAAATCCATAGATAATagtaaagaaaaaatatatcaaaaattaGAAACAAACCTAGTATGGGCAGTAAATCTTATCATATCCTTTGAACTTTTTCTTAGGTTTTTCATATGGCAGTAAATCTTATCATATCCTTTGAACTTTTTCTTAGGTTCCCGAGGAGCTACATCTTTCAAAACGCACAATTTCCTGAAatttgaaaaagtgaaaataaatatgaaaatttcaaattaagGTGTTCTAAGTGATTGTGAGCTAAGAAAACCTGGAAATGAATAAATAAACTAATTTGAAGTTGCTTGAGTGCTTGTGTCCTGGTGAGAAATTTAGCAGCATTTCCCTCCTTCTTCTTCCCGTGTCATACAAAAATATAACACAACGATTAGTTACCAgtaaaaaatatctcaaaaaccATAATTATTGGAAGAAAAGGAAGTTGGAAAGGGAGAAGAAGAGATGTGCAGTACTCACGGCGGGTCTGTAGTGTTTCACCATTGCTGCTACTGACTGTGATGATGAAAGAATAGCTCAAATTGGCAGCACCATCCATGGTTTCACATTAAAAAAACTGTAGAAATTTCAAAAACCCTAGAAATTTGAAGAAATTTGTCAATGTGAGTCCCAGAAACCAACCCAAAGCAAACCTTCCTATATTAAATGCAATtgaatcatataaaataaaaagaaaacaaccTTGAGCACAATCCTTGTGGTTTTGGTTTGGCAGAGAGAGACAATCCATTGCTGCTAAATTTCTTACTGCTTGACGTTGAATGATGATGGAGGCAGAAGGAGGGATCTGggtattttttttttggaggaGATAGAGGGAAATGAGGAAATGAGAAAAGAAGAGGAAATGAGAAAAGAAGGGTTGTGAGATGAGAGCACATGCCTTTATTGGTATGCACTTTCGTGATTATCTTTTCATCTCCTAGTGACTTTTCAGGTCATGTGCATGCATTGACAAAagtgaaaattcaaattttattgaAAAACGAAAGGTTCATTGAGCCACTAAAATTTCAATAATTCATTTGAACAAAATGAATATGGAGTGGTCCTTCCATATGATTCAGATCTAGTTTTACGTGAAAAAAACTAACAATTGCAAGAAAAAATGGGATAGTGACACATCAGCAAAATTTGAattacaatcaaccatgtttcagTATTTAATACAAAGACAAATCTGCCCTTAATGATTAGATTAGTTTAAGTTAAACTCAGTTTGGGCATACATGGAAATTCCAGTACTTTAAtctttatatattgttaatagatAGAATAATgaattttatgaaaattatttaatatagttGTAAGTTTaagagatattttaaaatttgttatattAAACAAAGTTATAATAAGATGATGAAATACTTGTACTTATGAAATATAATGAAGATCATGATCCAACATTTTAGAGTTTTTCCATACCGAATCTGTGAATTATATAATACTTTTCAACCCTAGAAGTTGAAATCTTTATAGACAGTCTTATGGACCACATAATGGGAGAGAAATACACAACTCAGTAAGGGAAGACTGAGGGTCTGTttgaaatagtttttgtttttagtttttaaaaactgaaaagtaaaaatcaaaacacaatttagccatttcagttttttgcttttaaaaactgaaaaattgtgaagaatttttaaaaacacatttgtaaaatattatattcaaacaaattttttttttaaattttcaaaaactaaaatagagtTTTTAAAAAGCCTTTCAAACAGACCCTGAATCTTCCTCAAGTATTAGAGACACGGTTTCTTCTTTTAGGTATGCTATCTTTACACCTCTTTCTCCTACATCGTATCATACACCTTCAATTTTACCAAAGAAAAATTTCTTGACACAAAAATCAAGGTaagttaaattattaaaaaataaggaaacatgcatcatatgtatatatatacggTGTAAGGTGTATGATATGGTGTACACATATCATTTTTCTTATGGTTATGACCCAAAATCCAATTGTACGTCCTAGACACTTCCTATGCCACATGTTATTGAATCACATGGGCCATGTACATAGGTTTGGTTTGGGCGACCTAGGACCCAATCGGGCAAATCAAGAGTGGGTCTACCCGACACTTTTGCAATTTTCTTTGGGTTGTTTTTTCTCAGGAGTTGCTTCTTTTTTGGGCCAAATAAGATTATTCTAGTCCATAATCTCTCAAGCACGAAACCTAGTGAGGGGTGGAGTGCTTTATTTTTAAGTAGAATGGTCTCTATGAAGCTTGTGGTGACGAGTCCCTCGAGCAATGCGTCGCGACGTGgaaaattcccaaatgtaatgaACGCTCAAAATACTACAAAGTCTccattgaaatttttttattcctaaaggaaaggggaaatatcgataaaacctaCAAAGAACGACAAAATGAtcatcgtaaccaaattaggtTTCAAGAGTcaattatgcaaggggaaggtataaACACCTCTCAAATATGTTCTATTATCCCTGAACCATTTAGTTAGTCTTGTGAGCGAATGTTAGCGTGATGTTTACTTGCGATCTTCTACTTATTAtgcaaaagaaattaaagaacaatttttgtggtttttttattgtgctcgccaagatttCAAAATCTCGTGTCTACATATTCTCAAGTGCAATGAGAAAAATAGAGCTTCGTAGTTTGTGGAgaaaaaaataactatttttgtctttttttattaaaaaaatgtgctTGTCGAGACATTGAATCTCGCTCCTATGTATCCCCAGATGTAATGGAGAACTCAATGCTACGTAGTTCTGGGTAGCGAATGTTTGTGTGTTGGTCGATTTTAGCGAAAGGTACTTAGTCGCATTCGAATGGGAAATATTACCTGCTACCCAAAACATGGAGGAGTGAACATTTACATCACATCAAGAACGAACGACATTATCTAGAATCTCACAGATGTATGTTTTTGTCAcattcgagtggaaaacattACTCATTACTTACACGTGGCAGGAACGAAACGTTGTTTGCGTTGTCTTTGAATGGACAAAGCGTCTCTCATTTATGAAAATGGTTTAACATCACACAAAGGCCGAAAAAGAAAGTTTGACGAGTTCAAATTGATTTTATGGTGATGATAAATATTCGAGCAGGAAGCTAGGTACGACTATCACCCAAACACTCGGGAAACAAATAAGATAAGTACGTCATAACCATTCCTTTTTTAACCAAATCAtcttttgggaaaattgtgaGACAAATTAAGATTCATTTATTTAACGGGTTTTGAAGtattttttattatgaaaagattttgaaaaagaagGTTGGTGTTGACCAACAACTTATTGCACTGAATTTAAAATTGGCTCAAgtttgaaaaaggttttgaatGGCGATGCGATGATCAATTTTATTCGTGAAGTGAATGGAT includes these proteins:
- the LOC131618482 gene encoding probable CoA ligase CCL5; this encodes MEVQGGRIDLRSGFCSSNSIFYSKRQPISLPPNHSLDATTFISSHAHHGHTAFIDASTGRHFTYTELWRSVEAVTSALSNMGIKKGDVILLLSPNSIYFPVVCLAVISLGAIITTTNPLNTASEIAKQIADSKPVLAFTIPLLLSKITAASPTLPIILMDVDANFSSSSSNSITLEEMMKKEPEMSMVRSRVNQDDTATLLYSSGTTGPSKEVVSSHRNLIAMVQNVLTRFSKQEETFICTVPMFHIYGLAVFATGLLALGSTIVILSKFEMHDMLSSIEKFGVGVLPLVPPILVVMLNNADAIKRKYDVSSLHTVLCGGAPLSKEVTEGFIEKYPKVVIRQGYGLTESAGVGSSTDCLEESRKYGTAGLLSCSTEAMIVDTETGEPLPVNRTGELWLRGPTIMKGYFNNEEATKSTLTSDGWLKTGDVCYFDSDGYLFVVDRLKELIKYKGYQVPPAELEALLLTHPAILDAAVIPYPDEEAGQYPMAYVVRKDGSNISGSQIMEFVAGQVAPYKKIRKVTFISSIPKNPSGKILRKDLIKLATSKL